A single genomic interval of uncultured Pseudodesulfovibrio sp. harbors:
- a CDS encoding sensor domain-containing diguanylate cyclase: MMELQEALARIEELEKQLEIQTLLADSAFEALGVFDEEMRCVAANSEVSEVLGYSQTEALGMVILDVVSPEYHQIAKANVSKGVREPYFVMGVRKDGSKFPAEVRGRTVFCYGKPCRVAAIRDITFRMNAHADLQASLHEMEIIFANTKIGLMFLQGGRIVKRVNQALADIFGYESPDEMVNLDIRKLHLSEERYEDFGERFFSALAKGSQLNIEYRLRCKDGSPVWCSLSGKAVDTDDPVDLNKGVLWVVDNISARKAEEMHLRRLATTDDLTGALTRKEFFRQVKNTMERVSRNPVGYSLLMVDLDHFKRVNDQYGHEAGDTVLQSFVFECRKVLREGDLLARIGGEEFALFLPETDLGGAIRVAERLRKRIAASMIPTRDGALSYTVSIGVSWNNSRDVSIAELLRRADQSLYEAKDEGRNRVAFYD; the protein is encoded by the coding sequence ATGATGGAGTTGCAGGAGGCACTGGCCCGCATTGAGGAACTTGAGAAGCAGCTTGAGATACAGACTCTGCTCGCGGACAGCGCGTTTGAGGCGCTCGGTGTTTTTGATGAAGAGATGCGGTGTGTGGCTGCAAACAGTGAAGTCTCGGAGGTACTCGGCTATAGCCAGACTGAAGCTTTGGGCATGGTCATATTGGATGTTGTCTCGCCCGAATATCACCAGATCGCAAAAGCAAATGTCAGCAAGGGCGTCCGTGAACCGTATTTTGTCATGGGAGTACGCAAGGACGGTTCCAAGTTCCCTGCTGAGGTCCGGGGGAGGACAGTCTTTTGCTACGGCAAACCGTGTCGCGTCGCGGCCATACGGGATATTACGTTCAGGATGAATGCACATGCGGATCTTCAGGCGTCCCTGCATGAGATGGAAATCATTTTCGCCAACACCAAGATCGGGCTCATGTTCTTGCAGGGCGGACGTATCGTGAAGCGGGTGAATCAGGCCTTGGCGGATATCTTCGGGTATGAGTCACCTGACGAAATGGTCAATCTGGATATACGGAAGCTGCACTTGTCCGAAGAGCGGTATGAGGATTTCGGGGAAAGATTTTTTTCCGCATTGGCTAAAGGGTCGCAGTTGAATATCGAGTACCGTCTGCGATGCAAGGACGGTAGTCCCGTCTGGTGTTCGCTTTCGGGAAAGGCCGTTGATACGGATGATCCTGTGGATCTGAACAAGGGGGTGCTTTGGGTTGTGGACAATATCTCCGCACGCAAGGCCGAGGAGATGCACCTCAGGAGACTGGCTACAACGGATGACCTGACAGGCGCTCTGACCCGCAAGGAATTTTTTCGTCAGGTCAAGAATACCATGGAAAGGGTGAGCCGCAATCCGGTCGGCTACTCCCTGCTCATGGTTGACCTCGATCATTTCAAGCGCGTCAATGATCAATATGGCCACGAGGCAGGGGATACTGTCTTGCAGTCCTTTGTCTTCGAGTGCCGCAAGGTCTTGAGGGAAGGGGATCTGCTGGCCCGGATCGGAGGCGAGGAGTTCGCTTTGTTCCTGCCCGAGACAGACCTCGGCGGAGCCATTCGTGTCGCCGAGAGATTGCGGAAGCGTATTGCCGCCTCCATGATTCCAACGCGTGACGGGGCATTGTCATACACCGTCAGCATAGGTGTATCCTGGAATAACTCCCGGGATGTCAGTATTGCCGAATTGCTGCGTAGGGCAGACCAAAGCTTGTACGAGGCCAAGGATGAAGGCCGGAACAGGGTCGCTTTTTATGATTGA
- a CDS encoding (Fe-S)-binding protein gives MDTTALNCTDFQYDDFLEQYDFSSCLVCGACSNGCPNTGAPESAGWDTRKVMRLLANNLVDDVVKSNFPWLCTGCGRCASTCPGGIDIPSIMGHIKSLRPREDVPGSLHTGMQNNIETGNNLAISRDDYLEGMAELGEELAEECPGFYVPVDKHGADVLFFPNSKEVYGDFEDQFWWWKIFYAAKENWTVPSEGWEAVDWALFTGNADGNKKLAGRKIDYVREHNIKRMIMPDCGGGSYGCRKGMEKLISVDPDNEVGFIYLYDYLMELIKEGRIKLDKSVHAGKKFTFHDSCKHGRELQRNFGKGYFDEPRWILQQCVDEFVELTPNREKNYCCGAGGGMWPAPFEDQSAWHARYKQQQIKDSGADVVVVGCSNCRDQIMKRIPKYFEGCNYEVKYIWEVVADALVIEPWEQDMIEKAEAAAQTQWDKFGVEITEY, from the coding sequence ATGGATACAACGGCACTCAACTGCACTGATTTCCAATACGACGATTTTCTCGAACAATACGACTTCTCCAGTTGCCTCGTCTGTGGCGCATGCTCCAACGGCTGCCCCAACACCGGGGCCCCCGAATCCGCAGGCTGGGATACGCGCAAAGTCATGCGCTTGCTCGCCAACAATCTGGTGGACGACGTGGTCAAGTCGAACTTTCCATGGCTGTGTACCGGCTGTGGCCGCTGCGCCAGCACCTGCCCCGGCGGCATCGACATCCCTTCCATCATGGGCCACATAAAGAGCCTGCGCCCGCGCGAAGATGTCCCCGGCTCCCTGCATACCGGCATGCAGAACAACATCGAGACCGGCAATAACCTCGCCATCAGCAGGGACGACTACCTTGAAGGCATGGCCGAGCTGGGCGAAGAACTTGCCGAGGAATGTCCCGGATTTTACGTCCCCGTGGACAAGCACGGTGCCGACGTTCTCTTTTTCCCCAACTCCAAGGAAGTCTACGGCGACTTCGAGGACCAGTTCTGGTGGTGGAAGATATTCTACGCCGCCAAGGAAAACTGGACCGTCCCGTCCGAAGGCTGGGAAGCCGTGGACTGGGCACTCTTCACCGGCAATGCCGACGGCAACAAGAAGCTTGCCGGACGCAAGATCGATTACGTCAGGGAACACAACATCAAGCGCATGATCATGCCCGACTGCGGCGGCGGTTCCTACGGCTGCCGGAAAGGCATGGAAAAGCTCATTTCCGTGGACCCGGACAACGAAGTCGGATTCATCTATCTCTACGATTATCTCATGGAACTCATCAAAGAGGGCCGCATCAAACTCGACAAGTCCGTTCATGCCGGAAAGAAGTTCACCTTCCACGATTCCTGCAAGCACGGCCGCGAACTCCAGCGCAACTTCGGCAAAGGCTACTTTGACGAACCCCGCTGGATTCTTCAGCAGTGCGTCGATGAATTCGTCGAACTGACCCCCAATCGTGAGAAAAACTACTGCTGCGGCGCAGGCGGCGGCATGTGGCCCGCCCCGTTCGAGGACCAGTCCGCATGGCACGCCCGGTACAAGCAGCAGCAGATCAAGGACAGCGGCGCGGACGTCGTCGTTGTTGGCTGTTCCAACTGCCGCGACCAGATCATGAAACGCATCCCCAAGTACTTCGAAGGCTGCAACTACGAAGTCAAATACATCTGGGAAGTGGTCGCCGATGCGCTCGTCATCGAGCCGTGGGAACAGGACATGATCGAAAAAGCCGAAGCCGCCGCACAAACGCAGTGGGACAAGTTCGGCGTTGAGATTACCGAGTATTAG
- a CDS encoding aminotransferase class V-fold PLP-dependent enzyme translates to MSKPNFAPLKLFITGPTYIRDDVKEAALLPEFGHRDAENDLRLVPIRENLRKLAGAGDMYEPVLFLGSGSSAMEASIRSLVADGETLLNVSVGAFGDHYYNIAVANGKKAENLKFDYGQPIDMDVLEKKLAELKPEVVSFTHNETSTGVMNDMKAVCALIRKYDAMPLVDGVSIFGGADIDLANSGAAMYVTATQKSLALSAGFGIAFVSKEAEEKAATVTNKGHACDINRQLEKARKNQTLTTPNGTLINQMWYQLDRIVNEEGIENRFARHTDMRGMVEAWVEGLDGFDMFAAEGYRSPTLSTVVCPQGVTVAQLKQQVKENLRAKGYLMDPGYGKLNAALEAEGRRVIIRIGHMGDITPDMLSDYLAALELELKKL, encoded by the coding sequence ATGAGCAAACCGAATTTTGCGCCTTTGAAGCTCTTTATTACCGGTCCGACCTATATCCGTGACGACGTCAAGGAAGCCGCGTTGCTGCCTGAATTCGGGCATCGGGATGCGGAAAACGACCTGCGTTTGGTTCCCATTCGTGAAAATCTCAGGAAGCTGGCCGGGGCGGGCGACATGTACGAGCCTGTGCTGTTCCTCGGGTCCGGTTCCTCCGCCATGGAAGCCTCCATCCGCTCCCTCGTGGCGGACGGCGAGACCCTGCTCAATGTTTCTGTCGGTGCGTTTGGCGATCATTACTACAACATCGCGGTCGCCAACGGCAAAAAGGCCGAGAACCTCAAGTTCGATTACGGCCAGCCCATCGACATGGACGTGCTCGAAAAGAAGCTCGCCGAACTCAAGCCGGAAGTGGTGTCCTTCACCCATAACGAGACATCCACCGGCGTGATGAACGACATGAAAGCCGTGTGCGCGCTCATCCGCAAATACGACGCCATGCCGCTCGTTGACGGCGTGTCCATCTTCGGCGGTGCGGATATCGACCTCGCCAACTCCGGCGCGGCCATGTACGTCACTGCCACACAGAAATCTCTGGCCCTGTCCGCCGGGTTCGGTATCGCCTTCGTCTCCAAGGAAGCCGAGGAAAAGGCCGCCACCGTGACCAACAAGGGCCATGCCTGCGACATCAACAGGCAGCTCGAAAAAGCGCGCAAGAACCAGACTCTGACCACGCCCAACGGTACGCTCATCAACCAGATGTGGTATCAGCTCGACCGTATCGTGAACGAGGAAGGCATCGAGAACCGTTTTGCCCGCCACACCGACATGCGCGGCATGGTCGAAGCATGGGTAGAAGGGCTCGACGGTTTCGACATGTTTGCTGCCGAAGGCTATCGTTCCCCGACCCTGTCCACCGTGGTCTGTCCGCAAGGCGTGACCGTGGCGCAGCTCAAGCAGCAGGTGAAGGAAAACCTCCGCGCCAAAGGCTATCTCATGGACCCGGGCTACGGAAAACTCAACGCTGCCCTCGAAGCCGAAGGACGCCGCGTCATTATCCGCATCGGGCACATGGGCGACATTACGCCCGACATGCTCTCGGATTACCTCGCCGCTCTGGAACTGGAGCTGAAGAAGTTGTAG
- a CDS encoding carbohydrate ABC transporter permease — protein MTRKITFGSVFLYGTLAVLALLFLLPAYMAAVTALKMPADISLPTAWEFPTVINWSSFSQAIDLLKPNFVNSIILTLCATAGSTILGSLNGYVFSKWKFYGSEVVFTLFLFGMFIPYQVILIPLFQTLRAMNLYGGLPGLILAHIVYGLPITSLIFRNFYSQIPTALIESGRLDGAGFFSIYFRIVFPLSIPGFVVTSLWQFTQIWNEFLWGICLTRHADNPITVGLAQLAGGQAVSWNLPMAGSIMAAVPVLAIYIFLGRYFIRGLLAGSVKE, from the coding sequence ATGACACGCAAGATCACTTTCGGCTCCGTTTTCCTGTACGGCACGCTCGCGGTTCTCGCGCTGCTGTTCCTGCTGCCCGCTTACATGGCGGCAGTGACCGCGCTCAAGATGCCTGCGGATATCTCCCTGCCCACGGCGTGGGAGTTCCCGACTGTTATCAACTGGTCGAGTTTTTCTCAGGCCATTGATCTGCTCAAGCCGAATTTCGTCAATTCGATTATCCTGACGCTGTGTGCCACCGCCGGTTCCACCATACTCGGCTCACTGAACGGCTATGTGTTTTCCAAGTGGAAATTTTACGGCAGCGAGGTCGTGTTTACCCTGTTCCTGTTCGGCATGTTCATTCCGTATCAGGTCATTCTGATCCCGCTGTTCCAGACATTGCGCGCCATGAATCTCTACGGCGGGCTGCCCGGTCTGATTCTCGCGCACATCGTCTATGGGTTGCCGATAACATCACTGATTTTCCGCAACTTCTATTCGCAGATTCCCACGGCGCTCATCGAGTCGGGCCGACTGGACGGCGCGGGCTTTTTCTCGATCTATTTCCGCATCGTGTTTCCGCTGTCCATTCCGGGCTTCGTGGTCACAAGTCTGTGGCAGTTCACCCAGATATGGAACGAATTTCTCTGGGGTATTTGTTTGACGCGTCATGCGGACAACCCGATCACTGTCGGGCTTGCACAGCTCGCCGGAGGGCAGGCCGTGAGCTGGAACCTGCCCATGGCGGGGTCGATCATGGCAGCGGTGCCGGTGTTGGCGATTTATATTTTCCTTGGAAGATATTTCATTCGCGGTTTGCTTGCAGGTTCGGTGAAGGAATAA
- a CDS encoding sugar ABC transporter permease, translated as MREASRDRIKAFLTLLPSIVLIAIFVYGFIGNTIWTSMTDWGGSGSLALEPEKNFIGLDNYVELFTGFLSSGFRQDLVNAVYYSVMLLAGAIGLGMFIAILLDRKPKGEDVLRTIFLYPMSLSFIVSGTIWRWLLAPQGGVNVLPTYVGMDPLTFDWLSSTASILDFNWQNLFQILLYVAAFILILVGLWSLKGDSRRAVKRWLGPGIVIGAFAWLGGSLLPQALFMEETHGFNLATLGIIMATIWQYAGYTMALYLAGFNGISQDLRDAAMLDGASEVGYYCHVAIPMLKPITISAVIILSHISLKMFDLIFAMTGPDNAETGHPALNMYLTTFRANDFARGAAIAIVLFLVAAMFIVPYLVSQYRQRKRG; from the coding sequence ATGCGGGAAGCATCGCGTGACAGGATAAAGGCGTTTTTGACGCTGTTGCCGTCTATCGTTTTGATAGCGATTTTCGTCTATGGTTTTATCGGCAACACCATCTGGACGTCCATGACTGATTGGGGCGGTTCCGGGTCGCTGGCCCTTGAGCCGGAAAAGAATTTTATCGGCCTTGATAATTATGTCGAGCTGTTTACCGGTTTCCTGAGCAGCGGATTCCGTCAGGATCTGGTGAATGCGGTCTATTATTCCGTCATGCTCCTTGCAGGAGCCATCGGGCTGGGCATGTTCATTGCCATCCTGCTCGACCGCAAGCCCAAGGGCGAGGACGTCCTGCGTACCATCTTCCTGTATCCCATGTCCCTGTCGTTCATCGTGTCCGGTACCATCTGGCGCTGGCTGCTCGCTCCGCAGGGCGGCGTCAATGTCTTGCCGACGTATGTGGGCATGGACCCGCTGACTTTTGACTGGCTTTCCAGCACCGCCTCCATTCTTGATTTCAACTGGCAGAACCTGTTTCAGATTCTGCTGTACGTTGCCGCTTTCATCCTGATTCTGGTCGGCCTGTGGAGTCTCAAGGGAGATTCCCGCCGTGCCGTGAAGCGGTGGCTCGGCCCCGGCATTGTCATCGGCGCGTTCGCATGGCTCGGCGGTTCGCTGTTGCCGCAGGCGCTTTTCATGGAAGAGACGCACGGCTTCAATCTGGCGACGCTCGGCATCATCATGGCGACCATTTGGCAGTACGCCGGGTATACAATGGCGCTGTATCTCGCAGGGTTCAACGGCATTTCGCAGGACCTGCGTGACGCTGCCATGCTCGACGGTGCCAGCGAGGTCGGCTATTACTGTCACGTTGCCATCCCCATGCTCAAGCCCATCACCATCAGCGCGGTCATCATTCTTTCGCACATCTCTCTCAAGATGTTCGATCTCATTTTCGCCATGACCGGCCCGGATAACGCCGAGACCGGCCATCCCGCGTTGAACATGTACCTGACCACGTTTCGTGCCAACGATTTCGCGCGCGGCGCAGCCATCGCCATCGTGCTGTTCCTTGTGGCGGCCATGTTCATTGTTCCGTATCTCGTCAGTCAGTATCGCCAGAGGAAGAGGGGCTAA
- a CDS encoding ABC transporter substrate-binding protein, which yields MKKAFAKILIVMVAALLLSAPQNAVAKELSGDLEIFSWWAGDEGPALQALIDIYKKQNPKVEVINATVTGGSGVNAKAVLKTRMLGGEPPDSFQVHAGQELIGTWVKADRMEDLTPLFKEMGWMDVFPKGLVKLIGTDKGIWSVPVNIHRSNVLWYVPANLKKWGVEVPNNWNDFLAIAPKLKAKGIVPLALAQNWTANHLWESVALAAVGADNWDALWSGKLKFNSPEGVKAWELFGKVLEFTNADASSLSWQQATDMVIDGRAAFNIMGDWAAGYMVTTKKMAPGKDFGWAASPGTSGKFMFLADSFCLPKGVAHRDNAIAWLKVLGSKEGSDAFNPIKGSISARVDSDLSKYNDYLQSAAADFGKDRVVGSLAHGVAANETFMGGFASVMEMFLKTKNAKAAAAACQQLADKAGIGR from the coding sequence ATGAAAAAGGCCTTTGCGAAAATTCTCATCGTGATGGTCGCCGCCCTGTTGCTTTCGGCTCCGCAGAATGCGGTTGCCAAGGAACTGTCCGGCGATCTCGAAATCTTTTCCTGGTGGGCCGGTGATGAAGGTCCTGCCTTGCAGGCGCTCATCGACATCTACAAGAAGCAGAATCCCAAAGTGGAAGTCATCAACGCCACCGTCACTGGCGGTTCCGGCGTCAATGCGAAAGCGGTTCTCAAGACCCGCATGCTTGGTGGTGAGCCGCCGGATTCCTTCCAGGTTCACGCTGGACAGGAACTCATCGGCACATGGGTCAAGGCCGATCGCATGGAAGACCTGACTCCGCTGTTCAAGGAAATGGGCTGGATGGACGTTTTCCCGAAGGGACTGGTCAAGCTGATCGGTACTGACAAGGGTATCTGGTCCGTTCCCGTCAATATTCACCGTTCCAACGTGCTCTGGTACGTCCCAGCCAACCTCAAGAAGTGGGGCGTCGAGGTTCCGAACAACTGGAACGACTTCCTCGCCATCGCTCCCAAGCTGAAAGCCAAGGGCATCGTGCCGCTGGCTCTGGCTCAGAACTGGACTGCCAACCACCTGTGGGAATCCGTTGCCCTCGCCGCTGTCGGCGCTGACAACTGGGATGCCCTGTGGTCCGGCAAGCTGAAGTTCAACAGCCCCGAAGGCGTGAAGGCATGGGAACTCTTCGGCAAGGTGCTTGAGTTCACCAACGCCGACGCTTCCTCCCTGTCGTGGCAGCAGGCCACCGACATGGTCATCGATGGCCGCGCCGCCTTCAACATCATGGGCGACTGGGCCGCCGGTTACATGGTCACCACCAAGAAGATGGCTCCGGGCAAGGACTTCGGCTGGGCCGCTTCTCCGGGTACCTCCGGCAAGTTCATGTTCCTCGCCGACTCCTTCTGCCTGCCTAAGGGTGTTGCCCATCGCGACAACGCCATTGCATGGCTCAAGGTGCTCGGTTCCAAGGAAGGCAGTGATGCTTTCAACCCGATCAAGGGTTCCATCTCCGCCCGCGTCGACTCCGACCTGAGCAAGTACAACGACTACCTCCAGTCCGCTGCCGCTGATTTCGGCAAGGACCGCGTGGTCGGCTCTCTGGCTCACGGCGTTGCCGCCAACGAGACCTTCATGGGCGGATTCGCCTCCGTCATGGAAATGTTCCTGAAGACCAAGAACGCCAAGGCCGCAGCCGCTGCATGTCAGCAGCTCGCCGACAAGGCAGGTATTGGCCGTTAA
- the ugpC gene encoding sn-glycerol-3-phosphate ABC transporter ATP-binding protein UgpC: protein MANVQLKKVVKKYGSVEVVHGIDLDINDNEFIVLVGPSGCGKSTVLRMVAGLEEISGGEIRISDRVVNQVSPKDRNVAMVFQNYALYPHMTVRENMGFSLKMRKRNKDDIAEKVLETARILELEPYLDRKPSELSGGQRQRVAMGRAMVRKPDVFLFDEPLSNLDAQLRTQMRMELRKMQMRLATTTIYVTHDQIEAMTLADRIVILKDGHIQQVGTPIEVFEKPDNVFVAQFIGNPPMNILEGTYRIIDGKPLVVVGKSTFPVPNVPETKIADGAPVLAGIRPDAIKMGDNIEKLPKEWWCSGEVVVSEILGGQSHLEIVIDDDNELIAEVEGRVVAHPGEIVPIGFEFDRMVLFDPETTNALR from the coding sequence ATGGCAAATGTTCAGTTGAAAAAGGTCGTCAAGAAATACGGCAGTGTGGAAGTGGTCCACGGCATCGACCTCGACATCAATGACAATGAGTTCATCGTTCTGGTCGGCCCGTCCGGGTGCGGCAAGTCAACGGTGCTGCGTATGGTCGCGGGGCTTGAGGAAATCAGCGGCGGCGAAATTCGTATCAGCGACCGGGTGGTGAATCAGGTCTCGCCCAAGGATCGTAACGTGGCCATGGTTTTTCAGAACTATGCCCTGTATCCGCACATGACAGTGCGCGAGAACATGGGATTCTCCCTGAAAATGCGTAAGCGGAACAAGGATGACATTGCTGAAAAAGTCCTTGAGACCGCGCGGATTCTCGAACTGGAACCGTACCTTGACCGCAAGCCGTCCGAGCTTTCCGGCGGTCAGCGTCAGCGTGTCGCCATGGGGCGCGCCATGGTGCGAAAACCCGATGTCTTTCTCTTTGACGAACCGCTTTCCAATCTCGATGCCCAGTTGCGTACCCAGATGCGTATGGAACTGCGAAAGATGCAGATGCGGCTCGCCACGACGACCATCTATGTCACCCATGACCAGATCGAGGCCATGACGCTTGCCGACCGTATCGTCATTCTCAAGGACGGACACATTCAGCAGGTCGGCACGCCCATCGAGGTCTTTGAAAAGCCCGATAATGTGTTCGTGGCCCAGTTCATCGGCAATCCGCCCATGAACATTCTGGAAGGCACGTATCGGATCATTGACGGCAAGCCGCTTGTGGTGGTGGGTAAATCGACCTTCCCGGTTCCCAACGTTCCGGAAACGAAGATTGCGGATGGCGCTCCGGTGCTTGCGGGTATCCGGCCCGACGCCATCAAGATGGGCGACAATATCGAAAAACTGCCCAAGGAATGGTGGTGCAGCGGTGAAGTGGTGGTCTCCGAAATCCTCGGCGGCCAGTCTCACCTTGAAATCGTCATTGATGACGACAACGAACTCATCGCCGAAGTGGAAGGTCGCGTTGTGGCCCATCCCGGAGAGATCGTTCCCATCGGTTTCGAGTTCGATAGAATGGTTTTGTTTGATCCGGAAACGACCAATGCGCTTCGTTGA
- a CDS encoding aldose epimerase family protein, which produces MTIERTAWGNMPDGGKVMLFTLTNARGMRASVSNYGATLVGLDVPDRDGAMADVVLGYDDLESYRRDTYCMGRIVGRTAGRIRDARFVLGNMIWSLDRNHGEHHIHGGRGGFHARLWNAETAETKDGPAVFLTYESEHHEEGYPGKLFFKVAYTLTVTGLRLWLSGMGDSPTVVNVTNHAYFNLGGHGGGDILDHTLELNAPRYLECDASMIPTGRILDTAKTPLEFSRPMEIGARIKDEALGGCGGYDHYFLLDGIPGELNPAARLYHPDSGRLLEVFSTQPGLQVYTANFLPDGLDGKAGAVYGKHCGICLETQGCPDAPNQPEFPSVVLRPGEKYEQTTEYRFPIG; this is translated from the coding sequence ATGACCATCGAGCGCACAGCATGGGGAAACATGCCGGACGGCGGCAAGGTGATGCTGTTCACCCTGACTAATGCGCGGGGCATGCGGGCGTCCGTTTCGAACTACGGCGCCACGCTTGTCGGACTGGATGTGCCTGACCGGGACGGTGCCATGGCAGACGTCGTGCTCGGGTATGACGATCTGGAAAGTTATCGCAGGGACACCTACTGCATGGGACGCATCGTCGGACGGACAGCGGGGCGCATCCGCGACGCCCGGTTCGTGCTCGGCAACATGATCTGGAGTCTGGACCGTAATCACGGTGAGCATCATATTCATGGGGGCCGCGGCGGTTTTCATGCCCGTTTGTGGAATGCCGAGACTGCCGAGACAAAGGACGGCCCCGCCGTTTTCCTGACCTATGAAAGCGAACACCATGAAGAAGGGTATCCCGGCAAGTTGTTTTTCAAAGTGGCGTACACGTTGACGGTAACCGGCCTGCGTTTGTGGTTAAGCGGAATGGGCGACTCTCCCACCGTGGTGAATGTGACGAACCACGCGTATTTCAATCTCGGCGGGCACGGTGGCGGAGATATTCTTGACCATACGCTGGAACTGAATGCGCCCCGCTACCTTGAGTGTGATGCATCGATGATCCCCACCGGCCGGATACTGGATACGGCGAAGACCCCGCTGGAGTTTTCCCGGCCCATGGAGATCGGGGCGCGGATCAAAGACGAGGCGCTGGGGGGCTGCGGCGGGTACGACCATTACTTTTTGCTGGATGGAATTCCCGGCGAACTGAATCCGGCAGCGCGGCTGTATCATCCTGATTCCGGGCGGCTGCTGGAAGTCTTCTCCACTCAGCCCGGATTGCAGGTGTACACCGCCAACTTCCTGCCGGACGGACTCGACGGAAAGGCAGGGGCTGTATATGGTAAACATTGCGGCATCTGTCTTGAAACGCAGGGGTGCCCGGACGCGCCCAATCAACCGGAGTTCCCGTCCGTCGTGCTCAGGCCGGGTGAAAAATACGAACAGACAACCGAGTACCGTTTTCCCATTGGTTAG